Proteins from a genomic interval of Chionomys nivalis chromosome 7, mChiNiv1.1, whole genome shotgun sequence:
- the Sgsm2 gene encoding small G protein signaling modulator 2 isoform X2: MGSAEDAVKEKLLWNVKKEVKQIMEEAVTRKFVHEDSSHIIALCGAVEACLLHQLRRRAAGFLRSDKMAALFTKVGKTCPMAAEICHKVQELQQQAEGRKPSGGSQEALRKQGSTSGKAPALSPQALKHIWVRTALMEKVLDRVVQYLAENCSKYYEKEALLADPVFGPVLACLLVGPCALEYTKLKTADHYWTDPSADELVQRHRIRGPANRQDSPAKRPALGIRKRHSSGGASEDRLAACAREYVESLHQNSRTRLLYGKNNVLVQPKEDMEAVPGYLSLHQSAENLTLKWTPNQLMNGTLGDSELEKSVYWDYALVVPFSQIVCIHCHQQKSGGTLVLVSQDGIQRPPLHFPQGGHLLSFLSCLENGLLPRGQLEPPLWTQQGKGKVFPKLRKRSSIRSVDVEEIGVGRATDYVFRIIYPGHRHEHNAGDMIEMQGFGPSLTAWHLEPLCSQGSSCLSCSSSSSPYATPSHCSCVPDRLPLRLLCESMKRQIVSRAFYGWLAYCRHLSTVRTHLSALVHHNIIPPDRPPGASGGLTKDVWSKYQKDKKNYKELELLRQVYYGGVEHEIRKDVWPFLLGHYRFGMSKKEMEQVDAAVAARYQQVLAEWKACEVVVRQREREAHPATLTKFSSGSSIDSHVQRLVHRDSTISNDVFISVDDLEPPGPQDPEDSRPKPEREPAAGTPSMAAAEQQSVEFDSPDSGLPSSRNYSVASGIQSSLDEAQSVGFEEDGGGEEGSSERPATAAHTSEPHDPGQEQLASASELEAGEELAAVCAAAYTIELLDTVALNLHRIDKDVQRCDRNYWYFTTPNLERLRDIMCSYVWEHLDVGYVQGMCDLLAPLLVILDDDQLAYSCFSHLMKRMSQNFPNGGAMDTHFANMRSLIQILDSELFELMHQNGDYTHFYFCYRWFLLDFKRELLYEDVFAVWEVIWAARHISSEHFVLFIALALVEAYREIIRDNNMDFTDIIKFFNERAERHDAQEILRIARDLVHKVQMLIDNK; this comes from the exons GTGCTGTGGAGGCTTGCCTCCTGCATCAGCTAAGACGCCGCGCCGCTGGCTTCCTGCGCAGTGACAAAATGGCAGCCCTGTTCACCAAAGTGGGGAAGACATGCCCCATGGCTGCAGAGATTTGCCACAAGGTGCAGGAGCTGCAGCAACAAGCAGAGGGCAG GAAACCCTCAGGAGGCAGCCAAGAAGCTCTTCGGAAACAGGGCTCAACCAGCGGGAAGGCCCCAGCTCTCAGCCCACAGGCCTTGAAACACATATGGGTACGCACAGCACTCATGGAGAAAGTTCTGGACAGGGTTGTACAGTACCTGGCCGAAAACTGCAG CAAGTACTATGAGAAAGAAGCATTACTGGCAGACCCTGTGTTTGGCCCAGTCCTGGCCTGTCTCCTAG TGGGACCCTGTGCCTTGGAATACACAAAGCTCAAGACAGCTGATCACTACTGGACTGACCCCTCTGCTGACGAGCTAGTCCAGAGGCATCGTATTCGGGGTCCCGCTAATCGCCAGGACTCCCCAGCAAAGCGCCCTGCCCTGGGG ATCCGGAAGCGTCACTCTAGTGGTGGTGCTTCAGAAGACCGGCTAGCTGCCTGCGCCCGAGAGTATGTGGAGTCCCTGCACCAGAACTCAAGAACTCGGCTGCTCTACGGCAAGAACAACGTATTGGTGCAGCCG AAGGAGGACATGGAGGCGGTCCCTGGCTACCTCTCCCTGCACCAGTCTGCAGAGAACCTGACTCTGAAGTGGACTCCCAACCAACTCATGAACGGGACTCTTGGGGACTCGGAGCTAGAAAAGAG TGTGTACTGGGACTATGCCCTGGTGGTGCCCTTCAGTCAGATCGTCTGCATCCACTGCCACCAGCAAA AGAGCGGTGGCACGCTTGTGCTGGTGAGCCAGGATGGCATCCAGAGGCCGCCACTGCACTTCCCACAGGGAGGACACCTGCTGTCCTTTCTGTCATGTCTGGAGAATGGGCTGCTGCCTCGTGGACAGCTTGAGCCCCCGCTGTGGACCCAGCAGGGAAAG GGCAAGGTTTTCCCCAAGCTACGGAAACGCAGTAGCATACGGTCAGTCGACGTGGAGGAGATCGGTGTAGGACGGGCCACAGACTATGTGTTCCGGATCATCTACCCTGGGCACAGGCATGAGCACA ATGCTGGTGACATGATTGAGATGCAGGGTTTTGGACCCAGCCTGACGGCCTGGCACCTAGAGCCCCTGTGTAGCCAGGGCTCCTCCTGCCTTTCCTGCTCCTCCAGTAGCTCTCCATACGCAACCCCCAGTCATTGCAGCTGTGTTCCTGACAG GTTGCCCCTCAGGCTGCTGTGTGAGAGCATGAAGAGGCAGATTGTGTCCCGGGCCTTCTATGGCT GGCTGGCCTACTGTCGCCACCTGTCCACAGTGAGGACCCACCTGTCAGCACTGGTGCATCACAACATTATCCCACCAGACAGGCCTCCTGGCGCCTCAGGTGGCCTTACCAAGGATGTGTGGAGCAAGTATCAGAAGGACAAAAAG AACTACAAGGAGCTGGAGCTCCTGCGGCAGGTGTACTATGGTGGTGTGGAGCATGAGATTCGCAAAGACGTCTGGCCCTTCCTGCTTGGCCACTACAGATTTGGCATGAGCAAGAAGGAGATGGAGCAG GTGGATGCAGCTGTGGCAGCGAGGTACCAGCAGGTGCTGGCAGAGTGGAAGGCCTGCGAGGTGGTGGTGAGGCAGCGGGAGCGGGAGGCTCATCCAGCTACGCTCACTAAGTTCTCCTCGGGCAGCAGCATTGACAGCCACGTGCAGCGCCTGGTGCACCGAGATTCCACCATCAGCAATGAT GTGTTCATCTCTGTGGATGATCTAGAGCCCCCAGGACCCCAGGACCCCGAAGATTCCAGACCAAAGCCTGAGCGGGAACCAGCAGCTGGGACTCCCAGCATGGCTGCTGCAGAACAGCAATCTGTGGAGTTTGACTCCCCAGACTCCGGGCTGCCTTCTTCCCGCAACTACTCCGTGGCCTCAGGCATCCAGTCCAGCCTAGACGAGGCACAGAGTGTGGGCTTTGAAGAGGACGGTGGTGGGGAAGAAGGCTCCTCCGAACGACCAGCTACTGCAGCCCACACTTCTGAGCCCCATGATCCCGGCCAGGAGCAGCTTGCATCTGCCAGTGAGCTTGAAGCAGGGGAGGAGCTCGCAGCTGTGTGTGCTGCGGCCTATACT ATAGAATTACTGGACACCGTGGCCTTAAATCTGCACCGCATAGACAAGGATGTGCAGAGATGTGACCGAAACTACTGGTACTTCACGACCCCCAACCTCGAGAGGCTCAGAGACATCATGTGCAG CTACGTGTGGGAGCATCTGGATGTGGGCTACGTGCAGGGCATGTGTGACCTCCTGGCACCTCTCCTGGTCATTCTCGATGACG ACCAGCTGGCCTACAGCTGCTTTAGCCACCTCATGAAGAGGATGAGCCAAAACTTCCCCAATGGGGGTGCCATGGACACCCATTTTGCCAATATGCGTTCCCTCATCCAG ATCTTGGACTCGGAGCTGTTTGAGCTCATGCATCAAAACGGAGACTATACCCACTTCTACTTCTGTTACCGCTGGTTCCTGCTGGATTTTAAAAGAG AGCTGCTGTATGAGGACGTGTTCGCAGTGTGGGAGGTGATCTGGGCCGCCAGGCACATCTCGTCGGAGCACTTTGTCCTGTTCATCGCCCTGGCCCTGGTGGAGGCCTACAGAGAGATTATACGTGACAACAACATGGACTTCACCGACATCATCAAGTTCTTCAATG AACGGGCTGAACGCCATGACGCCCAGGAGATCCTGCGAATTGCCCGGGACCTCGTCCACAAGGTGCAGATGCTCATAGACAACAAGTGA
- the Sgsm2 gene encoding small G protein signaling modulator 2 isoform X1, producing the protein MGSAEDAVKEKLLWNVKKEVKQIMEEAVTRKFVHEDSSHIIALCGAVEACLLHQLRRRAAGFLRSDKMAALFTKVGKTCPMAAEICHKVQELQQQAEGRKPSGGSQEALRKQGSTSGKAPALSPQALKHIWVRTALMEKVLDRVVQYLAENCSKYYEKEALLADPVFGPVLACLLVGPCALEYTKLKTADHYWTDPSADELVQRHRIRGPANRQDSPAKRPALGIRKRHSSGGASEDRLAACAREYVESLHQNSRTRLLYGKNNVLVQPKEDMEAVPGYLSLHQSAENLTLKWTPNQLMNGTLGDSELEKSVYWDYALVVPFSQIVCIHCHQQKSGGTLVLVSQDGIQRPPLHFPQGGHLLSFLSCLENGLLPRGQLEPPLWTQQGKGKVFPKLRKRSSIRSVDVEEIGVGRATDYVFRIIYPGHRHEHITINYHHLAASRAASVDDDEEEEDKLHAMLSMICSRNLTAPNLMKDAGDMIEMQGFGPSLTAWHLEPLCSQGSSCLSCSSSSSPYATPSHCSCVPDRLPLRLLCESMKRQIVSRAFYGWLAYCRHLSTVRTHLSALVHHNIIPPDRPPGASGGLTKDVWSKYQKDKKNYKELELLRQVYYGGVEHEIRKDVWPFLLGHYRFGMSKKEMEQVDAAVAARYQQVLAEWKACEVVVRQREREAHPATLTKFSSGSSIDSHVQRLVHRDSTISNDVFISVDDLEPPGPQDPEDSRPKPEREPAAGTPSMAAAEQQSVEFDSPDSGLPSSRNYSVASGIQSSLDEAQSVGFEEDGGGEEGSSERPATAAHTSEPHDPGQEQLASASELEAGEELAAVCAAAYTIELLDTVALNLHRIDKDVQRCDRNYWYFTTPNLERLRDIMCSYVWEHLDVGYVQGMCDLLAPLLVILDDDQLAYSCFSHLMKRMSQNFPNGGAMDTHFANMRSLIQILDSELFELMHQNGDYTHFYFCYRWFLLDFKRELLYEDVFAVWEVIWAARHISSEHFVLFIALALVEAYREIIRDNNMDFTDIIKFFNERAERHDAQEILRIARDLVHKVQMLIDNK; encoded by the exons GTGCTGTGGAGGCTTGCCTCCTGCATCAGCTAAGACGCCGCGCCGCTGGCTTCCTGCGCAGTGACAAAATGGCAGCCCTGTTCACCAAAGTGGGGAAGACATGCCCCATGGCTGCAGAGATTTGCCACAAGGTGCAGGAGCTGCAGCAACAAGCAGAGGGCAG GAAACCCTCAGGAGGCAGCCAAGAAGCTCTTCGGAAACAGGGCTCAACCAGCGGGAAGGCCCCAGCTCTCAGCCCACAGGCCTTGAAACACATATGGGTACGCACAGCACTCATGGAGAAAGTTCTGGACAGGGTTGTACAGTACCTGGCCGAAAACTGCAG CAAGTACTATGAGAAAGAAGCATTACTGGCAGACCCTGTGTTTGGCCCAGTCCTGGCCTGTCTCCTAG TGGGACCCTGTGCCTTGGAATACACAAAGCTCAAGACAGCTGATCACTACTGGACTGACCCCTCTGCTGACGAGCTAGTCCAGAGGCATCGTATTCGGGGTCCCGCTAATCGCCAGGACTCCCCAGCAAAGCGCCCTGCCCTGGGG ATCCGGAAGCGTCACTCTAGTGGTGGTGCTTCAGAAGACCGGCTAGCTGCCTGCGCCCGAGAGTATGTGGAGTCCCTGCACCAGAACTCAAGAACTCGGCTGCTCTACGGCAAGAACAACGTATTGGTGCAGCCG AAGGAGGACATGGAGGCGGTCCCTGGCTACCTCTCCCTGCACCAGTCTGCAGAGAACCTGACTCTGAAGTGGACTCCCAACCAACTCATGAACGGGACTCTTGGGGACTCGGAGCTAGAAAAGAG TGTGTACTGGGACTATGCCCTGGTGGTGCCCTTCAGTCAGATCGTCTGCATCCACTGCCACCAGCAAA AGAGCGGTGGCACGCTTGTGCTGGTGAGCCAGGATGGCATCCAGAGGCCGCCACTGCACTTCCCACAGGGAGGACACCTGCTGTCCTTTCTGTCATGTCTGGAGAATGGGCTGCTGCCTCGTGGACAGCTTGAGCCCCCGCTGTGGACCCAGCAGGGAAAG GGCAAGGTTTTCCCCAAGCTACGGAAACGCAGTAGCATACGGTCAGTCGACGTGGAGGAGATCGGTGTAGGACGGGCCACAGACTATGTGTTCCGGATCATCTACCCTGGGCACAGGCATGAGCACA TCACTATTAACTACCACCACCTAGCGGCCAGCCGTGCGGCCTCGGTGGACgatgatgaggaagaggaggataaaCTACACGCGATGCTCTCAATGATCTGCTCGCGGAACCTCACAGCTCCCAATCTGATGAAAG ATGCTGGTGACATGATTGAGATGCAGGGTTTTGGACCCAGCCTGACGGCCTGGCACCTAGAGCCCCTGTGTAGCCAGGGCTCCTCCTGCCTTTCCTGCTCCTCCAGTAGCTCTCCATACGCAACCCCCAGTCATTGCAGCTGTGTTCCTGACAG GTTGCCCCTCAGGCTGCTGTGTGAGAGCATGAAGAGGCAGATTGTGTCCCGGGCCTTCTATGGCT GGCTGGCCTACTGTCGCCACCTGTCCACAGTGAGGACCCACCTGTCAGCACTGGTGCATCACAACATTATCCCACCAGACAGGCCTCCTGGCGCCTCAGGTGGCCTTACCAAGGATGTGTGGAGCAAGTATCAGAAGGACAAAAAG AACTACAAGGAGCTGGAGCTCCTGCGGCAGGTGTACTATGGTGGTGTGGAGCATGAGATTCGCAAAGACGTCTGGCCCTTCCTGCTTGGCCACTACAGATTTGGCATGAGCAAGAAGGAGATGGAGCAG GTGGATGCAGCTGTGGCAGCGAGGTACCAGCAGGTGCTGGCAGAGTGGAAGGCCTGCGAGGTGGTGGTGAGGCAGCGGGAGCGGGAGGCTCATCCAGCTACGCTCACTAAGTTCTCCTCGGGCAGCAGCATTGACAGCCACGTGCAGCGCCTGGTGCACCGAGATTCCACCATCAGCAATGAT GTGTTCATCTCTGTGGATGATCTAGAGCCCCCAGGACCCCAGGACCCCGAAGATTCCAGACCAAAGCCTGAGCGGGAACCAGCAGCTGGGACTCCCAGCATGGCTGCTGCAGAACAGCAATCTGTGGAGTTTGACTCCCCAGACTCCGGGCTGCCTTCTTCCCGCAACTACTCCGTGGCCTCAGGCATCCAGTCCAGCCTAGACGAGGCACAGAGTGTGGGCTTTGAAGAGGACGGTGGTGGGGAAGAAGGCTCCTCCGAACGACCAGCTACTGCAGCCCACACTTCTGAGCCCCATGATCCCGGCCAGGAGCAGCTTGCATCTGCCAGTGAGCTTGAAGCAGGGGAGGAGCTCGCAGCTGTGTGTGCTGCGGCCTATACT ATAGAATTACTGGACACCGTGGCCTTAAATCTGCACCGCATAGACAAGGATGTGCAGAGATGTGACCGAAACTACTGGTACTTCACGACCCCCAACCTCGAGAGGCTCAGAGACATCATGTGCAG CTACGTGTGGGAGCATCTGGATGTGGGCTACGTGCAGGGCATGTGTGACCTCCTGGCACCTCTCCTGGTCATTCTCGATGACG ACCAGCTGGCCTACAGCTGCTTTAGCCACCTCATGAAGAGGATGAGCCAAAACTTCCCCAATGGGGGTGCCATGGACACCCATTTTGCCAATATGCGTTCCCTCATCCAG ATCTTGGACTCGGAGCTGTTTGAGCTCATGCATCAAAACGGAGACTATACCCACTTCTACTTCTGTTACCGCTGGTTCCTGCTGGATTTTAAAAGAG AGCTGCTGTATGAGGACGTGTTCGCAGTGTGGGAGGTGATCTGGGCCGCCAGGCACATCTCGTCGGAGCACTTTGTCCTGTTCATCGCCCTGGCCCTGGTGGAGGCCTACAGAGAGATTATACGTGACAACAACATGGACTTCACCGACATCATCAAGTTCTTCAATG AACGGGCTGAACGCCATGACGCCCAGGAGATCCTGCGAATTGCCCGGGACCTCGTCCACAAGGTGCAGATGCTCATAGACAACAAGTGA